A genomic stretch from Setaria italica strain Yugu1 chromosome VII, Setaria_italica_v2.0, whole genome shotgun sequence includes:
- the LOC101768467 gene encoding transcription factor GTE7, whose protein sequence is MASALLAGRSGAHHHSWGEGRAPLAPIPPNPSPNHPPHPPRGDGPKARAAAAASPAAGYVTFRPGSLGHREARALRDRLAGELGQVRALLSRIDTWQVRQQGHPPRRELLPAPPAKLWGAMRKRCGQILTKLRKDKRSVWFNAPVEVERLGLHDYHTVIKSPMDLGTVKENLAAGRYASHDAFAGDVRLTFSNALRYNPVGHEVHTFAGALLASFEKMYKAAVDWFEEECKRLEPPKPVPAELPPPPTVEAKVKPRTGNVKMRKPKAREPNKREMSLEEKNLLRLGLESLPEEKMHNVLQIVRKRNSNQEMLGDEIELDIDEMDVETQWELDRFVTNFNKALKKSKRAAMVNGGTADVASAAGAEDDIAPVNGVATLVGNDDAESENPTKTTTLAEQVDEYVDIGDEMPTATYQSMEIEKDAEVASGSGASGSGSSSSSGSDSGSSGDSASGAGNAHSLA, encoded by the exons atggcgtccgccctcctcgccggccgGAGCGGGGCGCACCACCACAGCTGGGGAGAGGGGCGCGCCCCGCTCGCGCCCATTCCCCCCAACCCTAGCCCCAACCACCCCCCGCACCCCCCGCGCGGCGACGGGCCgaaggcgcgggcggcggcggcggcctcgccggcggccggctacGTCACCTTCCGCCCGGGGTCCCTGGGCCACCGCGAGGCCCGCGCGCTCCGGGaccgcctcgccggcgagctcggccaGGTCCGCGCCCTCCTCTCCCGCATCGATACGTGGCAGGTGCGGCAGCAGGGCCACCCGCCGCGCCGGGAGCTTCTCCCCGCGCCTCCCGCGAAGCTCTGGGGCGCGATGCGAAAGCGGTGCGGGCAGATCCTCACCAAGCTGCGCAAGGACAAGCGGAGCGTGTGGTTCAACGCGCCCGTGGAGGTGGAGCGCCTCGGCCTCCACGATTACCACACCGTCATCAAGAGCCCCATGGACCTCGGCACCGTCAAGGAGAACCTCGCCGCCGGGAGGTACGCCTCGCACGACGCCTTCGCGGGCGACGTCCGCCTCACCTTCTCCAACGCGCTCCGGTACAACCCGGTCGGGCACGAGGTCCACACGTTCGCTGGCGCCCTCCTCGCGTCCTTCGAGAAGATGTACAAAGCGGCGGTCGATTGGTTCGAGGAAGAGTGCAAGCGCCTTGAGCCGCCAAAGCCAGTGCCAGCCGAATTGCCACCTCCACCGACTGTTGAGGCGAAGGTGAAGCCGAGGACTGGGAACGTGAAGATGCGGAAGCCGAAGGCGAGGGAGCCTAACAAGAGGGAGATGAGCCTGGAGGAGAAGAACTTGCTGAGGCTGGGGCTCGAGAGCTTGCCTGAAGAGAAGATGCATAATGTGCTGCAGATTGTGCGCAAGAGGAACAGCAATCAAGAGATGCTTGGGGATGAGATTGAGCTGGATATTGATGAGATGGATGTTGAGACACAGTGGGAGCTTGATCGATTCGTCACCAACTTCAACAAGGCCCTCAAGAAGAGTAAGCGAGCTGCAATGGTGAATGGAGGCACTGCTGATGTCGCAAGTGCTGCTGGGGCTGAGGATGACATTGCACCAGTGAATGGTGTGGCTACATTGGTTGGCAATGATGATGCG GAGAGTGAGAACCCTACGAAGACCACTACATTGGCCGAGCAAGTTGATGAGTATGTAGATATTGGGGATGAGATGCCAACAGCCACTTACCAGTCAATGGAGATCGAGAAGGATGCTGAAGTTGCAAGTGGCTCTGGTGCTTCTGGCAGTGGATCCTCATCATCCAGTG GTTCAGATTCAGGGAGCTCAGGGGACAGTGCCTCAGGAGCTGGGAATGCTCACTCTTTGGCTTAG